From one Caldithrix abyssi DSM 13497 genomic stretch:
- a CDS encoding Sec-independent protein translocase subunit TatA/TatB: MFGIGTSELLIILFIILLVFGSKKLPELAQGLGRGIREFKKATNEIQDELDLNKPLESPSTTKQKVKDEEKTNDTEAESTKE; encoded by the coding sequence ATGTTTGGTATTGGAACTTCGGAGCTTTTAATCATTTTGTTTATTATTTTACTGGTGTTCGGATCCAAAAAATTGCCTGAGCTGGCCCAGGGGCTGGGACGCGGTATCAGGGAGTTCAAAAAAGCCACCAATGAAATTCAGGATGAGCTGGATTTGAACAAACCGCTGGAATCTCCTTCTACCACCAAACAAAAGGTAAAAGACGAAGAGAAAACCAACGACACAGAAGCCGAATCAACTAAAGAATAA
- the fsa gene encoding fructose-6-phosphate aldolase gives MKFFIDSANIDEIREAASLGIVDGVTTNPTLLAKEQGKPQDIFKQICEIVDGPVNAEVISLDWQGIVEEGRELAKIHSNIVIKIPMTKDGLKAVKVFASEGIKTNVTLIFSPIQALMAARAGATFVCPFVGRLDDITQDGMELIAQIKQIFDNYMLDTEIIVASIRHPMHVVESAMIGADIATIPFAVVEKMIKHPLTDIGIERFLADWEKVQKK, from the coding sequence ATGAAGTTTTTTATTGATTCAGCCAATATTGATGAAATTCGTGAGGCGGCAAGCCTGGGTATTGTTGACGGAGTGACCACCAATCCCACCCTGCTGGCTAAAGAACAGGGCAAACCACAAGATATTTTTAAACAGATTTGTGAAATTGTGGATGGACCGGTCAACGCCGAGGTGATTTCATTAGATTGGCAGGGGATTGTGGAAGAAGGCCGCGAACTGGCCAAAATCCATTCCAATATCGTCATTAAAATTCCGATGACTAAAGACGGTTTAAAGGCCGTCAAAGTTTTTGCCTCGGAAGGGATCAAAACGAATGTAACGTTGATTTTTTCGCCGATTCAGGCCTTAATGGCCGCCCGCGCCGGCGCTACTTTTGTCTGCCCCTTTGTGGGAAGATTGGACGACATCACTCAGGACGGCATGGAGTTAATTGCGCAGATCAAACAGATCTTCGATAATTACATGCTCGATACAGAGATCATTGTGGCCAGCATCCGACATCCCATGCACGTGGTGGAATCGGCCATGATTGGCGCAGATATTGCCACCATTCCCTTTGCCGTGGTGGAAAAGATGATCAAGCATCCGTTGACCGACATTGGCATTGAGCGTTTTCTGGCTGATTGGGAAAAAGTGCAGAAAAAATAA
- the fsa gene encoding fructose-6-phosphate aldolase, with product MKFFIDTANIDQIKEAASLGVLDGVTTNPTLISREEGEPRAIYRAICEIVDGPVSAEVIALDAPGMVKEARELAAIHSNIVIKIPMTKEGLKAVKQLTAEGIKTNVTLVFSPIQALLAARAGATFVSPFVGRLDDIAAPGMELIGQIKQIFDNYMIETEIIVASIRHPMHVVEAAMYGADIATIPFAVIEKMIKHPLTDIGIERFLADWEKVQKR from the coding sequence ATGAAATTTTTTATCGATACGGCTAACATAGATCAAATTAAAGAGGCCGCCAGCCTGGGCGTGCTGGACGGCGTAACAACCAATCCCACACTGATTTCCAGAGAAGAAGGAGAGCCGCGCGCCATTTACCGCGCCATTTGTGAAATTGTGGACGGACCGGTAAGCGCCGAAGTAATTGCCCTCGATGCGCCGGGCATGGTAAAGGAAGCACGCGAACTGGCAGCGATTCATTCCAATATCGTTATCAAAATTCCCATGACCAAGGAAGGATTGAAAGCGGTTAAACAATTAACGGCCGAAGGCATTAAAACCAACGTAACCCTTGTTTTTTCGCCCATTCAGGCCTTGCTGGCGGCCCGCGCCGGAGCCACTTTTGTCAGCCCCTTTGTCGGTCGGCTGGATGATATTGCCGCGCCCGGCATGGAACTCATCGGACAGATTAAGCAGATTTTTGACAATTATATGATCGAAACGGAAATTATTGTGGCCAGTATTCGCCACCCGATGCACGTGGTAGAAGCGGCCATGTACGGCGCCGATATCGCTACCATTCCTTTTGCGGTAATCGAAAAGATGATCAAGCATCCGTTGACCGATATTGGCATCGAACGTTTTTTAGCCGACTGGGAAAAGGTGCAGAAACGATAG
- the truA gene encoding tRNA pseudouridine(38-40) synthase TruA — MVRVKAVIEYDGSDYYGWQLQKGQRTIQGELEQALKVLFKKRIPVTGSGRTDTGVHARGQVAHFDIPEFDLQKLKRALNGLLKEDIVVKELNVSAPDFHARFDATQRWYRYYISPEPTALNRRYAWTILTPLNLTLMQVGAEMIKPVKDFRSFCKVKSEVKHHRCKILESRWLRWGDLLVYEIAADRFLHGMVRAIVGSLAAIGSGKITLKEFKEIIQSGDRRLVPQAAPARGLVLERVVY; from the coding sequence ATGGTTAGAGTAAAAGCAGTTATCGAGTACGACGGTTCGGACTATTATGGCTGGCAGCTGCAAAAAGGGCAGCGAACCATTCAGGGAGAGCTTGAACAGGCGTTAAAGGTTCTTTTTAAAAAAAGAATTCCGGTTACAGGCTCGGGGCGAACAGACACCGGGGTTCATGCGCGTGGGCAGGTGGCCCATTTTGACATACCGGAATTTGATTTGCAGAAATTAAAACGCGCTTTGAACGGTTTACTCAAAGAAGATATTGTTGTCAAAGAGCTAAATGTTAGTGCGCCGGATTTTCATGCGCGGTTTGACGCCACACAGCGCTGGTATCGTTATTACATTTCGCCGGAACCGACGGCGCTAAACCGGCGTTACGCCTGGACGATTCTAACGCCTTTGAACCTGACGCTGATGCAGGTCGGCGCAGAGATGATTAAGCCGGTTAAGGATTTCCGCTCGTTTTGTAAAGTTAAGAGCGAAGTGAAACACCATCGGTGTAAGATTCTGGAAAGCCGCTGGTTGCGTTGGGGCGATTTGCTGGTATACGAAATTGCCGCCGATCGCTTTTTACACGGTATGGTCAGGGCTATTGTCGGCTCGCTGGCGGCTATTGGCAGCGGAAAAATCACGCTCAAAGAATTTAAAGAGATCATTCAGTCGGGCGATCGTCGGCTTGTGCCGCAGGCGGCGCCGGCCAGAGGCCTGGTGCTGGAAAGAGTCGTCTATTAA
- a CDS encoding S1C family serine protease: MKTFWKVSFWVVLGVLAGVLMREYLPMHSAEQEQPLDTSLVTEARAQETTGQQLQTHRENAITRAVQKVTPAVVSVNVTKINRYVQRSPFFNDPFFRQFFPELFNDRIVEQPVESIGSGFFISDDGYVVTNEHVVGEATEIIVAMADGKEYPAKLIDRDRVSDIALLKVEGHFPSIKFGDSDKVLIGEWAIALGNPFGLFVKNQPTVTVGVISAVNRNFSPLEGRIYEDMIQTDAAINPGNSGGPLCNADGEVIGMNTFILTGDPQSHGSVGVGFAIPSNRIQQVVEKLKRRRGKDTNVWIGMYVSNLNPYIARSLGYPSVQGVYVRRIDRHSPAEKAGVQLGDVIVEINGETISSYADAQAVILSLDLRVGDKMRLKIWREGKLLDIDLVLEKYPE, from the coding sequence ATGAAAACATTCTGGAAAGTTAGTTTCTGGGTGGTATTGGGAGTATTAGCCGGCGTTTTGATGCGCGAATACCTGCCCATGCATTCGGCAGAACAGGAGCAACCCCTGGACACCTCTCTGGTAACCGAGGCACGGGCGCAAGAAACGACCGGCCAGCAATTGCAAACGCATCGCGAAAACGCCATCACGCGCGCCGTTCAAAAAGTAACGCCGGCCGTGGTTTCCGTAAACGTTACGAAGATCAACCGTTATGTGCAGCGCAGTCCGTTTTTTAACGATCCGTTTTTTCGGCAATTCTTCCCTGAATTGTTTAACGACCGGATTGTCGAACAGCCGGTGGAATCGATCGGTTCCGGCTTTTTTATTTCGGATGACGGTTATGTGGTAACCAATGAGCATGTGGTGGGCGAGGCCACGGAGATCATTGTGGCCATGGCTGATGGAAAGGAATATCCGGCAAAATTGATCGATCGGGATCGCGTTTCGGATATCGCGCTGCTCAAAGTGGAAGGCCATTTTCCCTCTATTAAATTTGGCGATTCCGACAAGGTGCTAATCGGGGAATGGGCCATAGCCCTGGGCAATCCGTTTGGCCTGTTTGTAAAAAACCAACCCACGGTAACAGTAGGCGTGATAAGCGCCGTAAACAGAAATTTTTCTCCGCTGGAAGGTCGGATTTACGAAGACATGATCCAGACCGACGCGGCCATTAATCCGGGCAACAGCGGCGGCCCCCTGTGCAATGCCGACGGCGAGGTTATTGGCATGAACACTTTTATTTTAACCGGCGATCCACAGTCGCACGGTTCGGTGGGCGTGGGATTTGCCATTCCCAGCAATCGCATTCAGCAGGTGGTGGAAAAATTAAAACGGCGCAGAGGAAAAGATACCAACGTATGGATTGGCATGTATGTCTCCAATCTCAATCCTTACATTGCGCGTTCTCTGGGCTATCCTTCGGTGCAGGGCGTTTATGTGCGGCGTATCGATCGCCATAGCCCGGCCGAAAAAGCCGGCGTGCAACTGGGCGATGTGATTGTGGAAATTAACGGCGAAACCATCAGTAGTTATGCCGACGCCCAGGCCGTCATTCTCTCGCTGGATTTGCGTGTGGGCGATAAAATGCGTCTGAAAATCTGGCGTGAAGGTAAATTATTAGATATCGACCTGGTGCTGGAAAAGTATCCTGAGTAG
- the pssA gene encoding CDP-diacylglycerol--serine O-phosphatidyltransferase: MIKVPRTIVPSFFTIGNMFIGFMAVIYAVRNENVVLSSWLILLCAFLDAMDGRVARFAQASSRFGVEYDSLADVISFGMAPSVLIYLFFFNQWGNVGLFISFFPLLFASIRLARFNVELEGFEKTAFTGLPSPAAAITIASYLIFVNTFFPGEHFPRILLILTILVSVLMVSTIRYEVVPRMTLKGSLGQKLGVLLVVVVVISLLIEPHALLLPYSVLYVLSGMVRFMFRLSQGKRLGGKKA, translated from the coding sequence ATGATCAAAGTGCCCAGAACGATTGTACCCAGTTTTTTCACTATCGGTAACATGTTTATCGGTTTTATGGCGGTCATTTATGCCGTGCGCAATGAAAACGTTGTGCTCTCTTCGTGGCTGATTTTATTATGCGCCTTTTTAGACGCCATGGACGGCAGAGTGGCGCGCTTTGCGCAAGCCAGCAGCCGCTTTGGCGTTGAATACGATTCGCTGGCCGATGTTATCTCGTTTGGTATGGCGCCCTCAGTGCTGATCTATCTTTTCTTTTTCAACCAATGGGGGAACGTGGGATTGTTTATCAGTTTTTTCCCCCTGCTCTTTGCCAGCATTCGGCTGGCCCGCTTTAATGTGGAACTGGAAGGATTTGAAAAAACGGCCTTTACCGGCCTGCCTTCTCCGGCGGCGGCTATCACCATTGCCTCGTATTTGATCTTTGTCAATACGTTCTTCCCGGGAGAACATTTTCCGCGAATATTATTAATTTTGACGATTCTGGTTTCTGTGCTGATGGTGAGCACTATCCGCTACGAGGTTGTGCCCCGGATGACTTTAAAAGGAAGTCTGGGACAGAAATTGGGAGTTTTATTGGTGGTGGTTGTGGTTATCAGTTTGCTCATTGAGCCGCATGCTTTACTGTTGCCCTATTCTGTGCTTTATGTGCTAAGCGGCATGGTGCGCTTTATGTTCAGATTGAGCCAGGGAAAACGGCTTGGGGGGAAAAAAGCGTAG
- a CDS encoding ISL3 family transposase, translating into MKDKELFKQILGLSHPWEVSKVDLDIANEEVEIEIIYKSKKGFCPECEVEYDIYDHREKRRWRHLDTCQMKTYIVCKVPRIKCKEHGVKTIKVPWAEKSSRTTLLFERFAIELLLASKNQSKTAQFLRISFDMLHHIMSKAVERGLSRRTEEDIKYIGIDEKSMKRGHTYVSVLSDSERRRVIDVSEGRTTSSASSLINKGLTEKQKEGLKAVSMDMWKAFIKAVQKELPNASKVHDKFHIMKYLNDGVDKTRREEARKLQKSNDKTLVKSKYLFLKNPENMTDKQLSRFRKIQELNLITSQAWAAKENFKEFFRSETINDAKFFFAEWYQDIKGRSLNKMIKVAKMLIAHSDGLLNYIRYQIDNSVAEWLNGKIQEIKTVGRGFRKFENFRIAILFFLGKLDLFPQESQ; encoded by the coding sequence ATGAAAGATAAAGAATTATTTAAACAGATTTTGGGACTTTCGCATCCCTGGGAAGTGTCTAAAGTTGACTTAGATATTGCGAATGAGGAAGTAGAAATAGAGATTATCTATAAGTCAAAAAAAGGTTTTTGTCCCGAATGCGAAGTGGAATATGATATTTATGATCATCGCGAAAAACGTCGTTGGCGGCATTTGGATACATGCCAAATGAAGACCTATATTGTCTGCAAAGTTCCCCGCATTAAATGCAAGGAACACGGAGTAAAAACGATCAAAGTTCCTTGGGCAGAAAAGTCGAGTCGAACGACTTTATTATTTGAACGTTTTGCTATTGAGTTATTACTGGCCTCCAAAAACCAGAGCAAAACGGCACAATTTTTACGGATCAGCTTTGATATGCTTCATCATATAATGAGCAAAGCAGTGGAACGCGGGCTATCACGCCGAACGGAAGAGGACATTAAATATATCGGGATAGATGAGAAGAGTATGAAAAGAGGTCATACTTATGTAAGCGTATTATCCGATAGTGAAAGAAGACGTGTAATAGATGTAAGTGAAGGTCGCACAACAAGCTCTGCCAGTTCCTTAATAAACAAGGGATTAACAGAGAAACAAAAGGAGGGCCTCAAAGCGGTCAGTATGGATATGTGGAAAGCTTTTATTAAAGCTGTTCAAAAGGAGCTTCCCAATGCTTCCAAAGTGCATGACAAATTTCATATAATGAAGTATTTAAATGATGGAGTGGATAAAACCAGACGAGAGGAAGCCCGTAAATTACAAAAATCTAATGATAAAACCTTAGTGAAAAGTAAATATTTATTTTTAAAGAATCCGGAAAATATGACGGACAAGCAATTATCGCGTTTCAGAAAAATTCAAGAACTTAACCTTATCACTTCCCAGGCTTGGGCGGCCAAAGAGAACTTCAAAGAATTCTTTAGGAGTGAAACAATAAATGATGCGAAATTCTTTTTTGCGGAATGGTATCAGGATATTAAGGGACGTTCTTTAAATAAAATGATTAAAGTAGCAAAAATGCTCATTGCTCATTCAGATGGCTTATTAAACTATATAAGATATCAGATAGATAATTCAGTAGCCGAATGGTTGAACGGCAAGATACAGGAGATAAAAACAGTTGGTAGAGGCTTTAGAAAATTTGAAAATTTTAGGATAGCAATACTTTTCTTTCTTGGTAAATTAGACCTTTTTCCACAGGAATCCCAGTAG
- a CDS encoding phosphatidylserine decarboxylase family protein, with the protein MIAREGVPIIIWTGIFFIVFLILSLIFKNKILWGVSGLVFIIFIFHFFFFRDPERSFDGPPTVIVAPADGKVILIEKVEEPVYIKGPAQKISIFMSVFNCHVNRIPATGTVEYLRHKPGQFLNAMNHRTGEENEQQMIGINTPYGKIFFKQIAGLIARRIVCKLQPGQKVQRSQRFGMIRYGSRLDVFLPMNVQVKVKLNQKTVAGETIIGEFNP; encoded by the coding sequence ATGATTGCAAGAGAAGGCGTTCCGATAATTATCTGGACAGGAATTTTTTTTATTGTTTTTCTGATATTATCGCTGATTTTTAAAAACAAAATTTTGTGGGGTGTCAGCGGCTTAGTATTCATTATTTTTATTTTTCATTTTTTCTTTTTCAGGGATCCCGAGCGTTCTTTCGATGGGCCGCCAACGGTTATTGTGGCCCCGGCAGACGGTAAAGTGATTTTGATTGAAAAAGTTGAAGAGCCTGTTTACATTAAAGGCCCGGCTCAAAAGATCAGTATTTTTATGTCGGTCTTTAATTGCCATGTTAACCGCATCCCGGCCACGGGTACGGTGGAATATTTGCGGCACAAACCGGGGCAGTTTTTAAATGCCATGAATCATCGAACGGGAGAAGAGAACGAACAGCAAATGATCGGCATTAATACGCCTTATGGTAAAATATTTTTCAAACAGATCGCCGGCTTGATTGCGCGGCGGATTGTTTGTAAGTTGCAGCCAGGACAAAAAGTGCAGAGGTCGCAGCGATTTGGAATGATTCGCTATGGCTCGCGCCTGGATGTGTTTTTACCAATGAATGTCCAGGTAAAAGTAAAACTTAATCAAAAAACCGTCGCCGGCGAGACAATAATCGGAGAATTCAATCCATGA
- the tkt gene encoding transketolase: MVISEKLEQTIITTIRTLSIDAIQKANSGHPGAPMGLAPVAFTIYNDFVRHNPKNPDWPNRDRFIVSNGHASMLLYSLLHVMGYDLTLEDIKQFRQLHSRCPGHPEFGEAPGVEVTTGPLGQGVSVSVGMAIAQKWLAARFNKPDFTLLDYNIFALCGDGDLMEGVASEAASLAGHLALDNLLWFYDNNYITIEGKTDLTFSEDVQKRFEAYGWDVLQVADANDTQSLRAQVKVALQSKKPVLVVVNSHIGYGSPNKQDTAGVHGSPLGEEEVRLTKKNYGWNPDWQFYVPEEVAQFREENLKRGEEIEKAWNTLFEKYKTAYPELAKEFLMIQNGELPENWHMQLPEFPTDDKGLATRASSGKTLNAIAPGIPWLVGGSADLAPSTKTYMDISGAFSAQNRAGRNLHFGIREHAMGAIVNGLVLSKLKAFGATFFVFSDYMKPAIRLAALMKIPAIYVFTHDSIGVGEDGPTHQPIEQLAALRATPNVDVFRPADANEVVWGWYLALSQKDRPTALVLTRQNVPTFDRSKFAPAKEALKGGYILADAENEPQIILIATGSEVALCLAAYEELTSQGIETRVVSMPCTSLFERQSEEYREKVLPAPIKKRIVVEAGSSWGWERYAGLEGRIIAIDTFGKSAPQQQLMEHFGFSVKNIVQQARALLESGDEK; encoded by the coding sequence ATGGTTATTTCTGAAAAGCTGGAACAGACTATTATTACCACCATTCGCACCCTTTCGATAGACGCCATTCAAAAGGCCAACTCCGGGCATCCCGGCGCGCCCATGGGGCTGGCGCCGGTGGCATTTACTATTTACAACGACTTTGTCAGGCACAATCCTAAAAATCCGGACTGGCCCAATCGCGACCGCTTTATCGTGTCTAACGGACACGCATCCATGTTGCTATATTCTCTGCTGCACGTTATGGGCTACGATCTTACCCTGGAAGACATCAAGCAATTCAGGCAACTACACAGCAGATGTCCAGGCCATCCGGAATTTGGAGAGGCGCCCGGCGTGGAAGTAACCACCGGCCCTTTAGGGCAGGGCGTTTCTGTGAGCGTGGGAATGGCCATTGCTCAAAAGTGGCTGGCCGCGCGTTTTAACAAGCCGGATTTTACTTTACTGGATTACAACATTTTTGCTTTGTGCGGCGATGGCGATTTGATGGAAGGCGTTGCCAGCGAGGCCGCTTCTCTGGCCGGACACCTGGCCCTGGACAACTTGCTCTGGTTTTACGACAACAACTATATTACCATTGAAGGCAAAACCGACCTGACCTTTTCTGAAGACGTCCAGAAACGTTTTGAAGCATACGGCTGGGACGTTTTGCAGGTGGCGGACGCCAACGATACGCAAAGCCTGAGAGCACAGGTCAAAGTGGCTTTGCAATCAAAAAAGCCCGTGCTGGTTGTGGTCAATTCGCACATCGGCTATGGCAGTCCGAACAAACAGGATACGGCCGGCGTGCATGGTTCGCCCCTGGGCGAAGAAGAGGTTCGTTTAACCAAAAAGAATTACGGCTGGAATCCGGACTGGCAGTTTTATGTTCCGGAAGAGGTGGCGCAGTTTCGTGAAGAAAATTTGAAGCGCGGCGAAGAGATCGAAAAAGCCTGGAATACGCTTTTTGAAAAATACAAAACGGCCTATCCCGAACTGGCCAAAGAATTTTTAATGATTCAAAACGGGGAGTTGCCGGAGAACTGGCACATGCAGCTGCCGGAGTTCCCGACCGACGATAAAGGCCTGGCCACGCGCGCTTCCAGCGGAAAAACGCTTAACGCCATAGCCCCTGGAATTCCCTGGCTGGTTGGCGGCTCGGCTGACCTGGCGCCTTCTACTAAAACATATATGGATATTTCCGGGGCCTTTAGCGCTCAAAATCGCGCCGGCCGCAATCTGCACTTTGGCATTCGCGAACATGCCATGGGCGCCATTGTTAACGGCCTGGTGTTGAGCAAATTAAAAGCCTTTGGCGCCACGTTTTTCGTCTTTTCCGACTACATGAAACCAGCCATTCGCCTGGCTGCGCTAATGAAAATACCGGCCATTTACGTCTTTACGCACGATAGCATTGGCGTGGGCGAAGACGGCCCAACCCATCAACCGATTGAACAGCTGGCCGCCCTGCGCGCCACGCCCAATGTGGATGTTTTTCGACCGGCTGACGCCAACGAAGTGGTCTGGGGCTGGTACCTGGCGCTCTCGCAAAAAGATCGGCCAACGGCGCTGGTATTAACGCGTCAAAACGTGCCGACTTTTGACCGCTCTAAGTTTGCACCGGCAAAGGAGGCGTTAAAAGGAGGCTACATTTTAGCCGATGCGGAAAACGAACCACAGATCATTTTAATCGCAACCGGCTCGGAAGTCGCTTTGTGCCTGGCTGCTTATGAAGAATTAACCAGCCAGGGCATTGAGACGCGCGTGGTGAGCATGCCCTGTACCTCGCTGTTCGAAAGACAGTCCGAAGAATACAGAGAAAAGGTGTTGCCCGCTCCCATTAAAAAGCGTATTGTGGTTGAGGCCGGAAGCTCATGGGGCTGGGAACGGTACGCTGGTCTGGAAGGCAGAATAATCGCCATTGATACCTTTGGTAAAAGCGCGCCTCAGCAACAATTAATGGAACACTTCGGCTTTTCAGTGAAAAATATTGTGCAACAGGCAAGGGCGTTGCTGGAATCCGGGGATGAAAAGTAG